In the genome of Cydia strobilella chromosome Z, ilCydStro3.1, whole genome shotgun sequence, one region contains:
- the LOC134754631 gene encoding neuronal acetylcholine receptor subunit alpha-5-like, giving the protein MFQQWQAESVPVGGQSSNRMRPRMFPRAYPVRALALWTCVLLARADTDYCPNKNDQVTEDARLRKDLKCAYNSDYRPVLHHQDTVNVEVGFLLKYISFDYLEETFTVHSWVTMTWKDEFLKWKPSDYGGINMTLLESHEIWTPRLALFNADASRYQSDSFYTTCKVRNNGSVTCVPHMAHSGICRTTLRRWPYDAQNCTLYFGSWMHTGEQINFTFDAAQAVNTDEYQDGPGWRLLHVAKKRFPGKYSCCPNDTYPMLKYTFVMQREAAGPAAIVVVPSIAIVMLTLISLMLDIKDNTRLIVACFSLFCHFIFLTEIGYDIPKESADTPIILLFIRDSMVVSLFAVLLTLGLMSLRTRATPPPAWLLRLTRFVAAGPVKYAVFTEFDPDRAPDEKVTLSEDDAGTSVVEEPKQVSTWLQLSNIMNSAVFIVSAITYAVLIGVYIPRDPY; this is encoded by the coding sequence ATGTTTCAGCAATGGCAGGCCGAGTCTGTGCCTGTGGGCGGCCAGTCGTCGAATCGAATGCGGCCCAGAATGTTCCCTCGAGCTTACCCCGTGCGCGCACTGGCGCTATGGACGTGCGTTCTCCTCGCGCGCGCGGACACGGACTACTGCCCCAACAAGAACGATCAGGTCACCGAAGACGCGCGCCTCCGGAAAGACCTCAAATGCGCGTACAACAGTGACTACCGCCCCGTTCTCCACCATCAGGACACGGTCAACGTAGAGGTCGGCTTCCTACTTAAGTACATTAGCTTTGATTACCTAGAAGAAACCTTCACAGTTCACAGCTGGGTGACGATGACGTGGAAAGACGAATTCTTGAAATGGAAACCTAGTGACTATGGAGGTATAAACATGACATTACTAGAGAGTCACGAAATATGGACCCCGCGACTGGCATTGTTCAATGCAGACGCCAGCAGGTACCAGTCAGACTCATTCTACACGACCTGCAAAGTGCGCAACAACGGCTCGGTGACGTGCGTGCCTCACATGGCGCACTCTGGCATCTGCCGCACGACCTTGCGTCGCTGGCCCTACGATGCGCAAAACTGCACTTTATATTTTGGATCCTGGATGCACACAGGGGAGCAGATCAACTTTACATTTGACGCCGCCCAAGCTGTCAATACTGACGAATACCAGGATGGACCCGGCTGGAGACTTTTGCACGTGGCTAAAAAAAGATTTCCCGGTAAATATTCCTGTTGCCCGAATGATACTTATCCGATGTTAAAATACACGTTCGTCATGCAGCGCGAAGCGGCGGGCCCCGCAGCCATCGTTGTCGTCCCTTCTATAGCCATCGTCATGTTGACGTTGATATCGTTAATGTTAGATATCAAGGATAATACGAGGTTAATAGTGGCGTGTTTCAGTCTTTTCTGTCACTTTATATTTTTAACGGAAATCGGCTACGACATACCGAAGGAGAGCGCGGACACGCCCATTATTCTATTGTTCATACGAGACTCGATGGTCGTATCGCTGTTCGCGGTGTTGCTAACGCTGGGGCTGATGTCGCTGCGGACGCGCGCGACGCCGCCGCCGGCGTGGCTGCTGCGGCTGACGCGCTTCGTGGCCGCGGGCCCCGTCAAATACGCCGTCTTCACCGAGTTCGACCCTGATCGCGCCCCGGACGAGAAGGTTACGCTCTCAGAAGACGACGCCGGAACCAGTGTGGTCGAGGAACCAAAGCAAGTATCAACCTGGCTGCAGCTGTCGAATATTATGAACAGCGCCGTGTTCATTGTTTCGGCGATAACTTACGCAGTGTTAATAGGCGTTTACATTCCGAGGGACCCTTATTAA